The genomic region ATAAGTACAAAACCATTTTGGTAGCTGTCGATGGTTCAGAAGAGTCGGATCAAGCATTTTATAAAGCTATGGAAATTTCAAGAACGAATCAGGCAGAATTAATTGTCACCCATGTTATCGACACAACCTCTTATAGTATGTTTCATTATCCGTTCACCCACATCAAGGAGCTTGAAGATTTCGGAAAGAATTTACTTGAAGACTACCAGACCACTGCAAAGGAGAATGGAATGGATAATATAAGAGTACATTTAGATGATGGATCTCCAAAGATTAAAATTCCCAAAACCATTGCACCTAAACTGGACGCTGACCTAATCATTTGTGGAGCAAGGGGACATAATGCTGTTGAGCGGTTATTAATCGGCAGTGTTTCAGAAAACATTACCCGATACGCTAAAGTGGATGTTTTAGTGGTAAGGCCCTAAACAAAAGGAATGGCTTACTTAGGTAGG from Virgibacillus sp. MSP4-1 harbors:
- a CDS encoding universal stress protein, with amino-acid sequence MQNKYKTILVAVDGSEESDQAFYKAMEISRTNQAELIVTHVIDTTSYSMFHYPFTHIKELEDFGKNLLEDYQTTAKENGMDNIRVHLDDGSPKIKIPKTIAPKLDADLIICGARGHNAVERLLIGSVSENITRYAKVDVLVVRP